The DNA window CGGCGGCAATGAACCATTTGCCAAAGATGGCGCCGTTGTCGTCGCCGAGGTCAACGTCAGGAATCGGCTCGCGGCCGGCACCACCAACGGGCTGACCGGCGTCAAGACGCCGCCGGCGCCGCAAGACGCGCTGCCCGCAAAAACCTACACCGGCGCGTTTCACATCCGGCTCAACGGCCGCGTCGCCGACCTCAAGCATATCGCCAATGCGCACACCGACGGCGACACCTATGTCTGGTTCAAGACCGCCAACGTGCTGTCGACCGGCGATACCTTCACCAATGCCCGCTATCCCAATATCGATTTCGCCAATGGCGGCAACATCAAAGGCATGATCGCCGCGGCCGACACCTATCTCAAGCTGACCAACGGCAAGACCCGGATCGTGCCGGGCCACGGGCCGCTCGCCGACAAGGCGGCGCTGATGGAATACCGGACCATGCTGACAACCGCGCGCGACCGCATGGCCAAACTCGTCAAGGAGGGCAAGAGCGAGGACGATGTGGTCGCCGCCAAGCCGTTCGCGGACCTCGATGCGAAATGGGCGCCCAGCGAGTTGGCCAGCAAGAATTTTATTCGCGTGGTCTATCACTCGCTCGCCGACAAAAAAGACACCGGGAGCAGCACCGGGAAAGGTGCGTGATGAAAGAGCTGGTTGCAATCGCCGAGAAGATAGCCGCTCGCCTGATCGAGCGGCGCCAGACCATCGCGGTCGCGGAATCCTCGACCGGCGGCCTGATCTCGGCGGCGTTGCTGGCAGTGCCCGGCGCGTCCGCCTATTTCCTCGGCGG is part of the Bradyrhizobium erythrophlei genome and encodes:
- a CDS encoding MBL fold metallo-hydrolase; the encoded protein is MLRTGIAVVATTMLLAGAAVAQQQQQPAAAPPPPDFSKVEIKTTDLGDNVYMLEGQGGNITVAVAKDGIIMVDGEFAPLHDKIKAAISNVSNQPIKYLINTHFHGDHTGGNEPFAKDGAVVVAEVNVRNRLAAGTTNGLTGVKTPPAPQDALPAKTYTGAFHIRLNGRVADLKHIANAHTDGDTYVWFKTANVLSTGDTFTNARYPNIDFANGGNIKGMIAAADTYLKLTNGKTRIVPGHGPLADKAALMEYRTMLTTARDRMAKLVKEGKSEDDVVAAKPFADLDAKWAPSELASKNFIRVVYHSLADKKDTGSSTGKGA